In the genome of Streptococcus oralis, one region contains:
- a CDS encoding lipoate--protein ligase: MKYIINHSNDTAFNIALEEYAFKHLLDEDQIFLLWINKPSIIVGRHQNTIEEINRDYVRENGIEVVRRISGGGAVYHDLNNLNYTIISKEDENKAFDFKSFSTPVINTLAQLGVKAEFTGRNDLEIDGKKFCGNAQAYINGRIMHHGCLLFDVDLSVLANALKVSKDKFESKGVKSVRARVTNIINELPEKITVEEFRDLLLEYMKKEYPEMTEYVFSEQELAEINRIKDTKFGTWDWNYGKSPEFNVRRGTKFTSGKVEVFANVIESKIQDIKIYGDFFGIEDVAAVEDVLRGVKYEREDVLKALETIDITRYFAGISREEIAEAVVG; this comes from the coding sequence ATGAAATATATTATCAATCATTCAAACGACACTGCTTTTAATATCGCCTTGGAAGAATACGCCTTTAAACACCTTTTGGATGAGGATCAAATCTTCCTTCTTTGGATTAACAAACCTTCTATCATTGTAGGTCGTCACCAGAATACTATTGAAGAAATTAACCGTGATTATGTCCGAGAAAATGGTATTGAGGTGGTTCGGCGTATCAGTGGTGGTGGGGCTGTTTACCACGATCTAAACAACCTCAACTACACCATCATTTCAAAAGAAGACGAAAACAAGGCCTTTGACTTCAAGAGCTTCTCAACTCCAGTAATCAATACCTTGGCTCAACTCGGTGTTAAAGCTGAATTTACAGGTCGTAATGACCTTGAGATTGACGGTAAGAAATTCTGTGGAAATGCCCAAGCCTATATCAATGGTCGTATCATGCACCACGGTTGCTTGCTCTTTGACGTTGATTTATCAGTCCTTGCTAACGCCCTCAAGGTTTCAAAAGATAAATTTGAATCAAAAGGCGTGAAATCTGTCCGTGCCCGTGTAACCAATATTATCAATGAATTACCAGAAAAAATCACAGTTGAAGAATTCCGTGATTTGCTATTGGAATACATGAAAAAAGAGTACCCAGAGATGACTGAATACGTTTTTTCTGAGCAAGAATTGGCCGAAATCAACCGCATCAAGGATACTAAGTTTGGAACTTGGGACTGGAACTACGGTAAATCACCTGAATTTAACGTCCGTCGTGGTACAAAATTCACCAGTGGTAAGGTTGAAGTTTTTGCCAACGTCATTGAATCAAAAATCCAAGATATCAAGATTTATGGAGACTTCTTTGGTATCGAAGACGTTGCAGCTGTAGAAGATGTCCTTCGTGGAGTAAAATACGAACGCGAAGATGTTCTTAAGGCTCTAGAAACTATTGATATTACACGCTACTTTGCTGGCATTAGCCGTGAAGAAATAGCTGAAGCAGTAGTGGGATAA
- a CDS encoding dihydroorotase: protein MLLIKNGRVMDPKSGLDQVCDVLVQDGKIVKIAAEIKEEGAELIDATGLVVAPGLVDIHVHFREPGQTHKEDIHTGALAAAAGGFTTVVMMANTSPTISDVETLKEVLQSAAKEKINVKTVATITKNFNGQDLTDFKALLEAGAVGFSDDGIPLESSKVVKEAMVEAKKLNTFICLHEEDPGLNGILGFNENIAKEHFHICGATGVAEYAMIARDVMIAYATKAHVHIQHLSKEESVKVVEFAQGLGAQVTAEVAPQHFSKTEALLLTQGSNAKMNPPLRLESDRRAVIEGLKSGVITVIATDHAPHHADEKNVEDITKAPSGMTGLETSLSLGLTYLVEAGELSLMELLEKMTVNPAKLYNFEAGYLAENGPADITIFDAKADRLVDSHFASKAANSPFIGETLKGQVKYTICKGQIVYQN, encoded by the coding sequence ATGCTACTAATCAAAAATGGTCGTGTAATGGATCCCAAGTCTGGTTTGGATCAAGTGTGTGATGTTTTAGTGCAAGATGGGAAAATTGTCAAAATAGCTGCCGAAATCAAGGAAGAAGGAGCAGAGCTAATTGATGCTACGGGCCTTGTTGTTGCGCCTGGACTAGTCGATATCCATGTTCATTTCCGTGAACCTGGTCAAACTCATAAAGAAGACATTCATACTGGGGCCCTAGCAGCCGCTGCAGGTGGCTTTACAACCGTTGTCATGATGGCTAATACTAGTCCAACCATTTCGGACGTAGAGACTTTGAAAGAAGTTCTCCAGTCTGCTGCCAAGGAAAAGATTAACGTCAAGACAGTTGCGACTATTACCAAGAACTTTAATGGCCAAGACTTGACAGACTTTAAGGCTCTTTTAGAAGCTGGAGCCGTTGGTTTTTCAGATGATGGAATTCCGCTTGAAAGTAGTAAAGTGGTTAAGGAAGCAATGGTAGAAGCCAAAAAACTCAATACCTTTATCTGCCTTCATGAGGAAGATCCAGGTTTGAATGGAATTCTTGGCTTTAACGAAAACATCGCTAAAGAACATTTCCATATCTGTGGAGCGACAGGAGTGGCTGAGTACGCTATGATTGCGCGCGATGTTATGATTGCCTATGCAACCAAGGCCCATGTTCACATTCAGCATTTGTCTAAGGAAGAAAGTGTCAAGGTGGTGGAGTTTGCTCAAGGACTAGGTGCGCAGGTCACAGCAGAAGTAGCGCCACAGCATTTCTCTAAGACAGAAGCTCTTCTTTTAACTCAAGGAAGCAATGCCAAAATGAATCCTCCACTTCGTTTGGAGTCAGACCGTCGTGCCGTTATCGAAGGTCTCAAGTCAGGTGTTATCACAGTTATCGCAACGGACCACGCGCCTCACCATGCAGATGAGAAAAATGTTGAAGATATCACCAAAGCACCATCTGGTATGACAGGTTTGGAAACCTCTCTTTCTCTTGGTTTGACTTATTTGGTGGAAGCTGGTGAGTTGAGCTTGATGGAATTGCTAGAAAAAATGACTGTCAATCCAGCCAAGCTTTACAACTTTGAAGCAGGTTACTTGGCTGAGAATGGTCCAGCGGATATCACTATCTTTGACGCTAAGGCTGACCGCCTTGTGGACTCCCATTTTGCGTCAAAAGCAGCTAATTCCCCATTTATCGGTGAAACTTTAAAAGGGCAGGTTAAATATACCATCTGCAAGGGACAAATTGTCTACCAAAACTAG
- a CDS encoding dihydrolipoamide acetyltransferase, with product MADDKLRATPAARKLADDLGINLYDVSGSGANGRVHKEDVETYKDTNVVRISPLAKRIALEHNIAWQEIQGTGHRGKIMKKDVLALLPENIENDTIKSPAQIEKVEEVPDNITPYGEIERIPMTPMRKVIAQRMVESYLTAPTFTLNYDVDMSEMLALRKKVLEPIMEATGKKVTVTDLLSLAVVKTLMKHPYINASLTEDGKTIITHNYVNLAMAVGMDNGLMTPVVYNAEKMSLSELVVAFKDVIGRTLDGKLAPSELQNSTFTISNLGMFGVQSFGPIINQPNSAILGVSSTVEKPVVVNGEIVIRPIMSLGLTIDHRVVDGMAGAKFMKDLKALIENPISMLV from the coding sequence ATGGCTGATGACAAGCTAAGAGCGACTCCTGCGGCTAGAAAGTTAGCGGATGATCTAGGAATCAACCTCTACGACGTTTCTGGCTCAGGTGCAAACGGTCGTGTCCACAAAGAAGACGTGGAAACTTATAAAGACACAAACGTGGTTCGCATTTCGCCACTTGCAAAACGAATTGCCCTTGAACATAACATTGCTTGGCAGGAAATCCAAGGAACAGGTCACCGTGGTAAGATCATGAAGAAGGACGTTTTGGCCTTGCTTCCTGAAAATATCGAAAACGACACCATCAAGTCTCCTGCTCAAATCGAAAAAGTGGAAGAAGTTCCAGACAATATCACTCCTTATGGTGAGATTGAGCGTATCCCGATGACGCCAATGCGTAAGGTTATCGCCCAACGTATGGTTGAATCCTACCTAACTGCGCCAACCTTCACGCTCAACTATGATGTCGATATGTCAGAAATGTTGGCTCTTCGTAAGAAGGTTCTTGAGCCGATTATGGAAGCAACTGGTAAGAAAGTAACGGTTACAGATCTTCTTTCACTCGCTGTTGTAAAGACCTTAATGAAACACCCTTACATCAATGCTTCATTGACTGAAGATGGCAAGACCATTATCACTCATAACTATGTCAACCTTGCGATGGCGGTTGGGATGGATAACGGCCTAATGACACCTGTTGTCTATAATGCTGAAAAAATGAGCTTGTCAGAGTTGGTTGTAGCCTTTAAGGATGTGATTGGTCGTACCTTGGATGGTAAATTAGCTCCAAGCGAACTCCAAAATTCAACCTTCACAATAAGTAACTTGGGAATGTTTGGTGTTCAGTCCTTTGGTCCGATTATTAACCAACCAAACTCAGCAATCCTCGGGGTTAGCTCAACAGTTGAGAAACCTGTTGTTGTCAATGGTGAGATTGTGATTCGCCCTATCATGAGTCTAGGATTAACTATTGACCACCGTGTCGTAGATGGTATGGCTGGTGCTAAGTTTATGAAAGACTTAAAAGCCTTGATTGAGAATCCAATTTCAATGTTGGTTTAA
- a CDS encoding thiamine pyrophosphate-dependent dehydrogenase E1 component subunit alpha → MSTLDKNLLLEMFRKMEEIRRMDLKIAQLVKKGKVPGMTHFSVGEEAANVGAMLALNPDDLITSNHRGHGQAIAKGIDLNGMMAEILGKYTGTCKGKGGSMHIADLDAGNLGANGIVGGGMGIAVGAALSQQMQNTGKIVVCFFGDGATNEGVFHEAVNMASIWNLPVVFYCINNGYGISADIKKMTNVEHIHQRSAAYGIPGMFIEDGNNVIDVYEGFKKAVDHVRGGNGPVLIESVTYRWLGHSSSDPGKYRTREEVELWKQKDPIENLRKYLIENNIASAEELEEIQAQVKEAVEASVKFAEESPFPPLESAFEDIYAD, encoded by the coding sequence ATGTCAACTTTAGATAAGAATCTTTTGCTAGAGATGTTCCGTAAGATGGAAGAAATCCGTCGCATGGACTTAAAAATCGCTCAGTTAGTGAAAAAGGGGAAAGTTCCCGGTATGACTCACTTTTCTGTCGGAGAGGAAGCTGCTAACGTCGGAGCGATGCTGGCTCTTAATCCAGATGATCTGATTACCTCAAATCACCGTGGACACGGGCAAGCTATTGCTAAGGGGATTGACCTCAACGGAATGATGGCTGAAATCCTCGGGAAATACACTGGAACCTGTAAAGGAAAAGGTGGTTCTATGCACATCGCTGACCTGGATGCTGGGAACCTCGGTGCCAATGGTATCGTTGGTGGTGGTATGGGAATCGCTGTCGGTGCAGCCCTCAGTCAACAAATGCAAAACACTGGAAAAATCGTCGTTTGCTTCTTTGGAGATGGTGCGACCAACGAAGGTGTCTTCCACGAAGCAGTCAACATGGCTTCTATTTGGAACTTGCCAGTTGTTTTCTACTGCATTAACAACGGTTATGGGATCTCTGCGGATATCAAGAAAATGACCAATGTAGAGCATATCCATCAACGTAGTGCGGCATATGGAATTCCTGGAATGTTTATCGAAGATGGGAACAACGTCATCGATGTCTATGAAGGATTTAAGAAAGCTGTAGATCATGTTCGTGGTGGCAATGGCCCAGTCTTGATCGAAAGTGTAACCTATCGCTGGCTTGGCCACTCATCATCTGACCCTGGTAAATATCGTACTCGTGAAGAAGTGGAATTGTGGAAACAAAAAGACCCAATCGAAAACCTTCGCAAATACCTCATTGAAAACAATATTGCAAGTGCAGAAGAATTGGAAGAAATTCAAGCACAAGTCAAGGAAGCAGTAGAAGCTTCTGTTAAATTTGCTGAAGAAAGCCCATTCCCACCACTAGAATCAGCATTTGAAGATATTTACGCAGACTAA
- the lpdA gene encoding dihydrolipoyl dehydrogenase, whose protein sequence is MALEVIMPKAGVDMTEGQIVQWNKKVGEFVKEGEILLEIMTDKVSMELEAEEDGYLIAILKGDGETVPVTEVIGYLGEEGENIPTAGAVAPEASPVPAASASNDDGKSDDAFDIVVIGGGPAGYVAAIKAAQLGGKVALVEKSELGGTCLNRGCIPTKTYLHNAEIIENIGHAANRGIVIENPNFTVDMDKLLETKSKVVNTLVGGVAGLLRSYGVTVHKGVGTITKDKNVLVNGSELLETKKIILAGGSKVSKINVPGMESPLVMTSDDILEMNEVPESLVIIGGGVVGIELGQAFMTFGSKVTVIEMMDRIVPAMDAEVSKNLRLILERKGMTILTGTKLQEIIEENGQLRIKVEGKDDVIASKALLSIGRVPDLEGIGDVEFELDRGRIKVNEYMETSVPGIYAPGDINGTKMLAHAAFRMGEVAAENALKGNHAVAKLNLTPAAIYTLPEVAAVGLTEEQAREKYDVAIGKFNFAANGRAIASDAAQGFVKVIADKKYGEILGVHIIGPAAAELINEASSIIEMEITVEEMLKTIHGHPTYSEVMYEAFADVLGMAIHSPKKK, encoded by the coding sequence ATGGCCTTAGAAGTAATTATGCCAAAAGCCGGCGTGGATATGACAGAAGGACAAATCGTCCAATGGAATAAGAAAGTCGGTGAATTTGTAAAAGAGGGAGAAATCCTTTTGGAAATCATGACTGATAAAGTCAGCATGGAATTGGAAGCCGAAGAAGATGGATACTTGATTGCCATCCTCAAAGGAGATGGTGAAACTGTCCCTGTAACGGAAGTCATCGGTTACCTTGGTGAAGAAGGAGAAAACATCCCAACAGCTGGTGCTGTAGCGCCAGAAGCTAGCCCAGTGCCCGCAGCTAGTGCCTCAAATGACGATGGCAAGAGCGATGATGCCTTTGATATCGTTGTGATTGGTGGAGGTCCTGCTGGATACGTGGCTGCCATTAAAGCTGCCCAACTCGGTGGTAAGGTTGCCCTTGTTGAGAAATCTGAACTCGGTGGAACCTGCTTGAACCGTGGCTGTATCCCAACTAAGACCTACCTTCACAACGCTGAAATTATCGAAAACATCGGTCATGCAGCAAACCGTGGTATCGTCATCGAAAATCCAAACTTCACTGTTGATATGGACAAACTTTTAGAAACAAAATCTAAAGTTGTTAATACCTTGGTAGGTGGTGTTGCAGGTCTTCTTCGTAGTTACGGAGTTACTGTTCATAAGGGTGTTGGTACTATTACTAAAGACAAGAATGTCTTGGTAAATGGTTCTGAATTGCTTGAAACCAAGAAAATTATCCTTGCTGGTGGTTCAAAAGTCAGCAAGATTAACGTTCCTGGTATGGAATCTCCACTTGTGATGACCAGCGATGACATTCTTGAAATGAACGAAGTTCCAGAGAGCCTCGTAATCATCGGTGGTGGAGTTGTCGGTATCGAACTCGGTCAGGCCTTCATGACATTTGGTTCAAAAGTAACTGTTATCGAAATGATGGATCGTATCGTTCCAGCTATGGATGCGGAAGTGTCTAAGAATCTTCGCTTGATTTTGGAACGCAAAGGTATGACTATCCTAACAGGTACAAAATTGCAAGAAATCATCGAGGAAAATGGTCAACTTCGTATCAAGGTTGAAGGAAAAGACGATGTCATCGCAAGCAAAGCTCTTCTTTCAATCGGTCGTGTGCCAGACCTTGAAGGTATTGGTGATGTTGAGTTTGAATTGGATCGTGGACGTATCAAGGTCAATGAATACATGGAAACTTCTGTTCCAGGCATTTACGCACCAGGTGACATCAACGGTACGAAGATGTTGGCTCACGCAGCCTTCCGTATGGGGGAAGTTGCTGCTGAAAATGCCCTTAAAGGAAATCATGCTGTTGCCAAATTGAACTTGACTCCTGCAGCAATCTACACTCTTCCTGAAGTAGCAGCAGTAGGTTTGACTGAAGAACAAGCCCGTGAGAAATACGATGTTGCTATCGGTAAATTCAACTTTGCTGCAAACGGTCGTGCCATTGCATCTGATGCTGCTCAAGGTTTCGTAAAAGTTATCGCTGATAAGAAATACGGGGAAATCCTTGGTGTGCACATCATTGGTCCTGCAGCCGCAGAACTGATTAACGAGGCATCAAGCATTATCGAAATGGAAATCACTGTTGAGGAAATGTTGAAGACTATCCATGGACACCCAACTTACTCTGAAGTGATGTACGAAGCATTTGCGGATGTTCTAGGAATGGCTATCCATTCACCTAAGAAAAAATAA
- the xerS gene encoding tyrosine recombinase XerS yields the protein MKREILLERIDKLKQIMPWYVLEYYQSKLAVPYSFTTLYEYLKEYDRFFSWVLESGISNADKMSDIPLSVLENMSKKDMESFILYLRERPLLNANTTKQGVSQTTINRTLSALSSLYKYLTEEVENDQGEPYFYRNVMKKVSTKKKKETLAARAENIKQKLFLGDETEGFLTYIDQEYPNQLSNRALSSFNKNKERDLAIIALLLASGVRLSEAVNLDLRDLNLKMMVIDVTRKGGKRDSVNVAAFAKPYLENYLAIRNQRYKTEKTDTALFLTLYRGFPNRIDASSVEKMVAKYSEDFKVRVTPHKLRHTLATRLYDATKSQVLVSHQLGHASTQVTDLYTHIVNDEQKNALDSL from the coding sequence ATGAAACGTGAGATTTTACTGGAACGAATCGACAAACTAAAACAAATCATGCCCTGGTATGTTCTGGAATACTACCAATCTAAGCTTGCTGTCCCCTATAGTTTTACAACCTTGTACGAATACCTTAAGGAATATGATCGATTTTTTAGCTGGGTTTTAGAGTCTGGGATTTCAAATGCTGATAAAATGTCTGATATTCCTTTATCGGTTTTGGAAAACATGTCAAAGAAAGATATGGAATCCTTTATCCTTTATCTACGAGAACGACCTTTGCTGAATGCTAATACAACCAAACAAGGTGTTTCACAGACAACTATCAATCGGACCTTATCAGCTCTTTCCAGTCTTTACAAGTATCTAACTGAGGAAGTTGAAAACGACCAAGGGGAGCCTTATTTCTATCGTAATGTAATGAAGAAAGTTTCAACTAAGAAAAAGAAAGAAACCCTTGCTGCCAGAGCTGAAAACATCAAGCAAAAGCTCTTTCTAGGTGATGAAACAGAAGGTTTTCTGACTTATATCGACCAAGAGTATCCAAACCAGCTCTCAAATCGTGCCTTATCCTCCTTTAATAAAAATAAGGAACGTGATTTGGCCATTATCGCCCTTCTCCTAGCGTCTGGTGTCCGCCTATCTGAAGCTGTTAATCTGGATCTAAGAGATCTCAATCTCAAAATGATGGTTATCGATGTCACTCGAAAAGGTGGCAAACGTGATTCTGTCAATGTCGCTGCCTTTGCCAAGCCTTACCTAGAGAATTATCTCGCCATTCGAAATCAACGATATAAGACTGAAAAGACGGATACAGCACTCTTTCTGACACTTTACAGAGGTTTTCCCAATCGTATCGATGCTTCCAGTGTTGAAAAAATGGTTGCTAAATACTCAGAGGATTTCAAAGTGCGTGTAACACCCCATAAACTACGCCATACCCTAGCAACTAGGCTCTATGATGCAACTAAATCGCAAGTTTTAGTTAGCCATCAGCTAGGTCACGCCAGTACACAAGTCACTGACCTCTATACCCATATCGTCAATGATGAACAAAAAAATGCTTTGGATAGTTTGTGA
- a CDS encoding NUDIX hydrolase, with translation MPQLATICYIDNGKELLMLHRNKKPNDVHEGKWIGVGGKLERGETPQECAAREILEETGLKAKPVLKGVITFPEFTPDLDWYTYVFKVTEFEGDLIDCNEGTLEWVPYDEVLSKPTWEGDHTFVEWLLEDKPFFSAKFVYDGDKLLDTQVDFYE, from the coding sequence ATGCCTCAGTTAGCGACGATTTGCTACATTGATAACGGAAAAGAACTGCTCATGCTCCATCGCAATAAGAAGCCCAACGATGTCCATGAAGGCAAATGGATTGGTGTGGGTGGAAAGCTAGAGCGAGGTGAGACTCCACAGGAATGTGCAGCGCGTGAAATCCTCGAAGAAACAGGGCTCAAAGCCAAGCCAGTACTTAAAGGTGTTATCACTTTTCCTGAATTTACGCCAGATTTAGACTGGTACACCTATGTTTTTAAGGTGACAGAGTTCGAGGGTGACTTGATTGACTGCAATGAGGGGACCTTAGAATGGGTTCCCTATGATGAAGTCTTAAGCAAGCCAACTTGGGAGGGTGATCACACCTTTGTTGAGTGGCTTTTAGAAGATAAACCTTTCTTTTCAGCAAAGTTTGTTTATGATGGGGATAAATTGTTGGATACCCAAGTTGATTTCTATGAATAA
- a CDS encoding MATE family efflux transporter: MYPTHQFKDKFVLFLKIFFPILIYQFANYSASFVDTTMTGQYNTMDLAGVSTATSLWNPFFTFLTGIVSAMVPIIGHHLGRGKKEEVASDFYQFIYLAFGLSLVLLGMVVFLAPPVLTNIGLEAQVAAVAVSYLWYLSIGIIPLLLFSVIRSLLDSLGLTKLSMYLMLLLLPLNSGFNYLLIYGAFGFPELGGAGAGLGTSLAYWVLLGISILVLFKQERLKALHLEKRIPLNIDKIKEGVRLGLPIGGTVFAEVAIFSVVGLIMAKFSSLIIASHQSAMNFSSLMYAFPMSISSAMAIVVSYEVGAKRFEDAKIYARLGRVTALIFAGLTLSFLYIFRDRVASLYGNDSQFIETTAVFLTYSLFFQLADTFAAPLQGILRGYKDTIVPFYLGLIGYWGVAIPLGYLLDQVTDLGAFAYWIGLIASLIVSGCLYQWRLKTVMKRLS, translated from the coding sequence ATGTATCCAACCCATCAATTTAAAGACAAGTTTGTCTTATTTCTTAAGATATTTTTCCCTATTCTGATCTATCAATTTGCCAATTATTCTGCCTCTTTTGTTGATACAACCATGACTGGGCAGTACAATACCATGGACTTGGCGGGGGTGTCAACCGCAACGAGTCTATGGAATCCTTTCTTTACTTTTTTAACAGGGATTGTTTCGGCCATGGTTCCCATCATAGGCCATCATCTGGGACGGGGCAAAAAGGAAGAAGTAGCATCTGATTTTTACCAATTTATCTACTTGGCTTTCGGACTGTCTTTGGTCTTGCTTGGAATGGTAGTATTCTTAGCGCCACCTGTCTTAACCAACATCGGACTAGAAGCTCAAGTGGCGGCAGTTGCAGTTTCCTATCTTTGGTACCTGTCTATTGGAATTATTCCCTTGTTGCTGTTCAGTGTCATTCGCTCTTTGTTGGATTCTCTTGGATTGACCAAGCTATCTATGTACCTCATGCTCCTATTACTTCCGCTCAATAGTGGTTTTAACTATCTCTTGATATATGGAGCTTTCGGTTTCCCTGAGCTTGGTGGCGCAGGAGCAGGACTAGGAACTTCACTAGCCTATTGGGTTTTATTGGGGATTTCTATTCTTGTTTTATTCAAACAAGAAAGGTTAAAAGCGTTACATCTTGAAAAACGCATTCCACTAAATATAGATAAAATCAAGGAAGGTGTTCGATTAGGTCTACCAATCGGGGGAACCGTATTTGCTGAAGTAGCCATTTTCTCCGTGGTTGGACTAATCATGGCTAAGTTTTCATCGCTCATCATTGCCAGTCACCAGTCAGCTATGAATTTTTCGAGTCTCATGTATGCTTTTCCTATGAGTATTTCCTCTGCTATGGCGATTGTTGTGTCTTACGAGGTGGGGGCCAAACGTTTTGAGGATGCAAAAATCTATGCTCGTCTGGGGAGAGTAACCGCCCTTATTTTTGCAGGTCTTACCCTATCTTTTCTCTACATTTTTAGAGATCGTGTAGCAAGTCTATATGGGAATGACTCTCAGTTCATTGAAACAACTGCTGTATTTCTAACCTACAGTCTCTTTTTCCAGCTAGCTGATACCTTTGCGGCTCCGCTCCAAGGAATTTTAAGAGGGTATAAGGACACTATCGTTCCTTTCTATCTTGGCTTAATCGGATATTGGGGAGTAGCGATACCACTAGGATATCTACTAGATCAAGTAACTGACTTAGGGGCATTTGCCTACTGGATTGGGTTAATTGCCAGCTTGATTGTTTCTGGTTGTTTGTATCAATGGCGTCTGAAAACCGTAATGAAAAGATTGAGCTAA
- a CDS encoding uracil-DNA glycosylase: MQHSSWHALIKEQLPEGYFGKINQFMEQVYAQGTVYPPKEKVFQALLTTPLEEVKVVILGQDPYHGPGQAQGLSFSVPDSIPAPPSLQNILKELSDDIGVKKSHDLTSWAEQGVLLLNACLTVPAGQANGHAGQIWEPFTDAVIRVVNNLDRPVVFVLWGAYARKKKALVTNPHHLVIESAHPSPLSVYRGFWGSKPFSKANAFLKETGQVPIDWFR, from the coding sequence ATGCAACACTCATCATGGCATGCTTTGATTAAGGAGCAATTACCTGAAGGTTATTTTGGGAAAATCAATCAATTTATGGAACAGGTCTATGCTCAGGGAACTGTTTATCCACCTAAGGAAAAAGTTTTTCAGGCTCTCTTGACTACACCGCTTGAAGAAGTGAAGGTGGTGATTCTAGGGCAAGACCCCTATCACGGGCCAGGTCAAGCGCAGGGTTTGAGTTTTTCTGTACCTGACTCAATCCCAGCTCCGCCGTCCTTGCAAAACATTTTAAAAGAATTGTCAGATGATATCGGCGTTAAGAAATCTCATGATTTGACGTCTTGGGCTGAGCAGGGAGTCTTGCTTCTCAATGCTTGCTTGACGGTTCCTGCTGGGCAGGCCAATGGTCATGCTGGGCAGATATGGGAGCCATTTACAGATGCTGTGATTCGGGTTGTCAATAATCTAGACAGACCTGTAGTCTTTGTACTCTGGGGTGCTTATGCACGCAAGAAGAAGGCCTTGGTTACCAATCCTCACCACTTGGTTATCGAATCAGCCCATCCTAGTCCTTTATCGGTTTATAGAGGATTTTGGGGTTCCAAGCCTTTTTCCAAGGCCAATGCATTCTTAAAAGAGACAGGACAAGTGCCAATCGATTGGTTTAGATAA
- a CDS encoding alpha-ketoacid dehydrogenase subunit beta, with protein sequence METKTMSFRDTIILAMSEEMRRDENVFLMGEDVGVFGGDFGTSVGMLEEFGPERVRDCPISEAAISGAAAGAAMTGLRPIVDMTFMDFSVIAMDNIVNQAAKTRYMFGGKGQVPMTVRCAAGNGVGSAAQHSQSLESWFTHIPGLKVVAPGTPADMKGLLKSSIRDNNPVIILEYKSEFNQKGEVPVDPDYTIPLGVGEIKREGTDVTVVTYGKMLRRVVQAAEELAEEGISVEIVDPRTLVPLDKDIIINSVKKTGKVVLVNDAHKTSGYIGEISAIISESEAFDYLDAPIRRCAGEDVPMPYAQNLENAMIPTVESIKDTIRKTYNKE encoded by the coding sequence ATGGAAACAAAAACAATGTCGTTCCGTGACACCATTATCCTTGCTATGTCTGAGGAAATGCGTCGCGATGAAAATGTATTCTTGATGGGAGAAGACGTCGGTGTCTTTGGAGGAGACTTCGGAACTTCTGTTGGAATGCTCGAAGAATTTGGTCCAGAACGTGTTCGTGACTGTCCGATTTCTGAAGCTGCTATCTCAGGTGCAGCAGCAGGAGCAGCCATGACAGGACTTCGTCCAATCGTCGATATGACCTTCATGGACTTCTCGGTCATTGCCATGGACAATATCGTCAACCAAGCTGCTAAAACACGTTACATGTTTGGTGGGAAAGGTCAGGTTCCAATGACTGTCCGATGTGCAGCTGGTAACGGAGTTGGTTCTGCAGCTCAGCACTCTCAGTCTCTAGAGTCTTGGTTCACACACATCCCAGGTCTTAAGGTTGTAGCTCCAGGTACACCTGCTGACATGAAAGGACTTCTCAAGTCTTCTATCCGTGATAACAACCCTGTTATCATCCTTGAATACAAGTCAGAATTTAACCAAAAAGGGGAAGTGCCAGTTGATCCAGACTATACAATCCCACTTGGGGTTGGGGAAATCAAACGCGAAGGTACAGATGTAACAGTCGTTACTTATGGAAAAATGCTTCGCCGTGTGGTTCAAGCTGCTGAAGAATTAGCAGAAGAGGGAATTTCAGTTGAAATTGTGGACCCACGTACCCTCGTTCCACTTGATAAGGATATCATCATTAACTCAGTGAAGAAGACTGGTAAGGTCGTTCTGGTCAACGACGCCCACAAAACAAGTGGCTATATCGGAGAGATTTCAGCTATTATTTCAGAATCAGAAGCATTTGATTATCTAGACGCACCAATCCGCCGTTGCGCCGGAGAAGATGTGCCAATGCCTTACGCGCAAAACCTTGAAAATGCAATGATTCCAACAGTTGAAAGCATCAAAGATACAATCCGTAAGACATATAACAAAGAATAA